One window of the Pseudomonas lurida genome contains the following:
- a CDS encoding M16 family metallopeptidase, whose protein sequence is MNALARRAAGLLFSTVCLPLSALAADPQPTHEFTLDNGLKVVVREDHRAPVVVSQVWYKVGSSYETPGQTGLSHALEHMMFKGSAKVGPGEASLILRDLGAEENAFTSDDYTAYYQVLARDRLGVAFELEADRMASLRLPADEFSREIEVIKEERRLRTDDNPMSKAYERFKAMAFPASGYHTPTIGWMADLDRMKVEELRHWYQSWYVPNNATLVVVGDVTPDEVKNLAQRYFGPIPKRDVPPAKIPMELAEPGERLLTMHVQTQLPSVILGFNVPGLATAEDKRSVQALRLISALLDGGYSARISEQLERGEELVSAASTNYDAYTRGDTLFMLTATPNQQKKKTVAQAEAGLWRLLEELKTKPPTAEELERIRAQVIAGLVYQRDSITSQATAIGSLETVGLSWKLMDTELADLQSVTPEDIQKAARTYFTRERLSVAHVLPEETAHE, encoded by the coding sequence ATGAATGCTCTAGCCCGCCGCGCCGCAGGCCTGCTGTTCAGTACAGTTTGTCTGCCTCTTTCAGCCTTGGCTGCCGACCCACAACCCACCCACGAATTCACCCTCGACAACGGCCTCAAGGTCGTCGTACGCGAAGATCATCGCGCGCCGGTGGTGGTTTCCCAGGTCTGGTACAAGGTCGGTTCGAGCTACGAAACCCCGGGCCAGACCGGTTTGTCCCACGCCCTGGAGCACATGATGTTCAAGGGCAGCGCCAAGGTCGGCCCCGGCGAAGCCTCGCTGATCCTGCGCGACCTGGGCGCTGAAGAGAACGCCTTCACCAGCGACGACTACACCGCTTACTACCAGGTACTGGCCCGTGACCGCCTGGGTGTCGCCTTCGAGCTGGAAGCCGATCGCATGGCCAGCCTGCGCCTGCCGGCCGACGAGTTCAGCCGCGAGATCGAGGTGATCAAGGAAGAGCGCCGCCTGCGCACCGACGACAACCCGATGTCCAAGGCCTACGAGCGCTTCAAGGCCATGGCGTTCCCGGCGAGCGGCTACCACACGCCGACCATCGGCTGGATGGCCGACCTGGATCGCATGAAAGTCGAAGAACTGCGCCACTGGTACCAATCCTGGTACGTGCCGAACAACGCCACCCTGGTGGTGGTCGGCGACGTCACCCCGGACGAGGTGAAAAACCTGGCCCAGCGCTACTTCGGCCCAATCCCCAAGCGCGACGTGCCACCGGCAAAGATCCCGATGGAACTGGCCGAGCCCGGCGAGCGCCTGCTGACCATGCATGTGCAGACCCAACTGCCGAGCGTGATCCTGGGTTTTAACGTCCCTGGCCTGGCCACTGCCGAAGACAAACGTTCGGTGCAGGCCCTGCGCCTGATCTCGGCCTTGCTGGACGGCGGCTACAGCGCACGCATCTCCGAGCAGCTGGAACGCGGTGAAGAGCTGGTCTCTGCCGCGTCGACCAACTACGACGCCTATACCCGCGGTGACACCCTGTTCATGCTGACCGCGACGCCCAACCAGCAGAAGAAAAAGACCGTTGCCCAAGCCGAAGCAGGCCTGTGGCGCCTGCTGGAAGAGCTGAAGACCAAGCCGCCGACCGCCGAGGAACTGGAGCGCATCCGTGCCCAGGTCATCGCCGGCCTGGTCTACCAGCGCGACTCCATCACCAGCCAGGCCACGGCCATTGGCTCCCTGGAGACCGTCGGCCTGTCCTGGAAATTGATGGACACCGAGCTTGCCGACCTGCAAAGCGTGACACCGGAAGATATCCAGAAAGCCGCGCGTACCTATTTCACCCGCGAACGTCTCAGCGTCGCCCATGTCCTGCCTGAGGAGACCGCTCATGAGTGA